The Bacillus sp. B-jedd sequence AGCCATTGGACGTGAGGCAGCACAAAGCGCGAAAACAATCCTTTTTGCCGATTATGCGCCGTCCGGAAATTTCCCTGTCGTCATAAACAATGGCTTTGGCGGAGTTATTTTCCACGAAGCCTGCGGGCATGGTTTGGAATCGGTTGCTGTATCGAGAAAGGCTTCGGTGTTTGCGGATAAAGTTGGAGAATCTGTGGCCTCCCCGCTAGTGACTGCTTACGACGACGGCACGATTCTTAATACTTGGGGTTCCTTGAACATAGACGACGAAGGAATGCCAACAAAAAAAAATCTGTTAATTGAAAATGGCATTTTGAAAGGCTATTTAATCGATCGCGTTGGAAGTAGAAAAATGGAAATGGCCAGTACGGGTTCAGGCAGAAGACAAAATTATAAATACGCTCCAACTTCACGAATGAATAATACGTATATTGCAGCGGGTTCTTCTACACCGGAAGAAATTATCGCGGCTACCGAGCTTGGGATCTATGCGAAGCATTTTGAAGGCGGATCTGTTAATCCGGCCACTAGTGATTATAATTTCACTGTAAGCGAGGCGTATATGATCAGGAATGGAAAAGTTGCCGAGCCAATTAAAGGGGCAGCCTTAATCGGTAAAGGAATTGATACATTAAAGAAAATCGACATGGTCGGAAATGATTTGGACCTTGGTTTAGGGATGTGCGGAGCGAGCAGCGGCAGTGTGCCCGTGACTGTGGGGCAGCCAACAATCCGGGTCTCAGAACTGACTGTTGGCGGCAGAGGAGGAAATGCATGATGGACATTCGCGGATTTCAGACTGAGCTCTTCAAACGCGGCAAAGAGCAAGGCTTTAGCGAAATGGAGATTTACTTTTCCTCCAATAAGGCGATTTCAATCAGTGTTTTCCAAAGGGAAATTGAAGAATATACGATCATTGAGCAAGGAGGCGTTTCTTTTCGGGGATTGTACAACGGACAAATGGGTTATTCCTATGCGGAAAAGGTCGACCGTGATTCTATCGGGCTCCTGCTTGAGGAAGCCAAGGGCAATTCATTAGTCCTTGAAGTTGAAGACGGTGAGAATCTGTTTGAAGGATCAAAATCCTATGCAGAGCCTATGCCCTATTCCGAGTCCCTTGCAAAAATTGATGCTGAAACCCTCATTGAGGCAGCCTTCAGAATGGAGAAAGCCGCTTACGATTTTGATAAAAGAATTGATCTCGTCAATTCCTGCGGGATTTCCAAAACAATCAGTGAAATGCTTATTGCCAATACATTTGGACTGAATTGCCACCGGAAGACAGCATATATAAGCGCCGGTATTTACTTAGTTGCGAAAGACGGCGAATCTACCGCGACAGGGGGAGACCAGGACTTTACCCTCACCGACTTTTCAAAGCTCGATTTTCAAAAGATTGCTGAAAAAGGCGCAAAAGAAGCAATTTCGAAATTGAATGCAGAGTCTATCGAATCAGGCCAGTATCCTGTTATTTTCCGTTATGATACTGCAAGCAGTTTACTTGGTTCCTATTTGGATGCCTTCTCAGCTGACTCTGTTCAAAAGGGTTATTCGAAACTTATTGGTAGATTGAACGAGCAGATAGCAGGCTCAAATATTACGATCATTGACGATCCAACCATGAGTGGCGTTCCGGGTAACGCGACCTTTGATTCTGAGGGGTTTGCAACAAAACGGAAGGAACTCATTAAAGACGGCCTGCTGGCCAACTTTTTGCACAATCGGAAGACAGCCAAAAAAGATGGCGTTGAATCAACGGGAAACGCTGTAAAAGGCGGATTTCAGGGGACGATTGGAGTGGGTCCCTATAATGTTTATCTTGAACCTGGAGACAGCTCTTTCGATGAACTGATTGCAAAGACAGATAAAGGGATTGTGATTGTTGAACTGCAGGGTGAGAACGCCGGTATAAATCCGCTTGCGGGAGACTTTTCCCTCGCGGCAATCGGGTTCCTTGTTGAGGATGGAAAAATTGTCCGCCCTATCGACCAATTTACGATAGCAGGAAACTTTTTCGAACTCCTTAATGAGATTGAGGAAATCGGAAATGATCTTACATTCCGCAGCAGCATTAACTTTCCTTCCATTAAAGTAAAAGCATTATCCATTACTGGGAATAAATGATTTCCGAAAGATTGGCGTATACGTAAATTGGCTGCTCAGCCGAGGTGTACGCCCTTCTTCAGAGGTAAATTGTCTGAAGATTGGATAAATAACTTCGGCCAAAAGGAGGAGAATTCTTTGGTATTCTCCAAACGAAAACAAGCGAAACAAAATGAAAAGGGAATCTGGAAAGCCTATTTAAAACTAATGTTTAAAGCGAAGCTTCCGTGGAAATGGCTGATTTTTGCGATTGTGCTTAACCTGATCAGTACAACATTAACCTTGATTTTCCCTCAATATATGCAAAAAATTTATTCAGGCGTTTTTACTAATCCAGTCATTTTCGGTGCATTGGCTATTTTATTATTTAATGTCATTTTCAATGGAATTGTCCGTTACGTCGGGAAATTAACGATGTACAAAATCGATGTAAGTTACCGAGGGCTTATTTGGGAAAGACTCATGCATTCCCCTCTGACGCTGTATGACAAAGTGAAGCCCACGGAAATGGTGAGCCGAATTACACTCGATGCAGGTACAATCAGCCAGGTTCTTGGCGGATGGGGACCCGGAATTATCTCAATGGTTTACTCCACGGTTGGAGTAATTGCCATTTTATTCACTTACGATTGGCATCTTGGTTTAGCAGTCCTTGTGTACGTCCCCTTCTATCTCATTTTCAATATTTTATATGGGAAATGGAATTATCGCGCAAGTAAAACAACATATAACCGCCTTTCGAAGCTCACCCAATTTCTCTCCGAGCTGTTAATGAGTGTACCGCTCATTAAAACCTTTGTAACAGAAGCTAAAGAAGAACAAAGAGGAAAAGAACAACTCGATTACTATTATAAAGCCAATTTAAAAAGAGCGATTGTCCAATGGGTGGAGAGTCCGGTTTACAACTTTTTGAGTGTAGCGCAAGAAGCATTCGTTATAGGTTATGGCGCTTACTTGGTTAAAAGCGGAGCCATTACCCTTCCACAATGGATTGCATTCTTTATGTATGTCGGTATGCTATGGCCGACATTGACCACATTCACATATTTGTATTCGGATATTAAACGAAGCCAGGGAGCAACCTCCCGGATCGCCGACTTAATTGATAGTCCAATCGAGCAGTATGAAAAAGAAAAGCCCATCTCTCAAATTCAAGAAGGTATTGTTTTTGAAAATGTCGCCTTTGGTTACGGAGATAAGAAAGTCCTTACAGATGTCAGCTTTTCAATTCCAATTGGGCAATTGACTGCGATTGTGGGTCCGAGCGGAAGCGGAAAATCAACCCTTCTATCACTCTTGCAGCAGTTTTATCAACCTAAATCAGGAGCGATTTCACTTTTAAACGGCCAAAATATCAATGAATTTCATTTAAATGACTGGCGTAAGCTATTCAGTTATGTGGCTCAGGACAGCCCGCTCATTTCCGGGTCCATTCGCGAAAATATTGTTTTTGGAGTTGACCGGGAAGTAAGCGATATTGAAATTATGCAGGCTGCAGATGCTGCTAACGCGCTTCGATTTATTAAAGACTTTCCGAATGGTTTTGATTCTGATGTAGGTGAAGCGGGGTCGAACTTATCAGGCGGTCAGCGGCAAAGAATTGCAATTGCAAGGGCAATTCTGAGGAACTCCCCTATTCTTCTTTTGGATGAGGCTACCGCCAGCCTAGATAGCCAATCGGAAAAGGTCGTCCAGGAGGCCATGAGAAGATTGATGAAAGATCATACAACTGTCATGATCGCTCATGATTTATCGACCATTCGTGATGCGGACCAAATTGTCCTTTTAGACTCCGGCAAAGTAGATGGCATTGGAACACACCAGGAACTCATGGAAACAAATGAGTTGTATCAATTGTTCGTTAAACTTCATATGGAATCGGCAGCGAGCTGACTATCTTTCCGTTCATCATTGTTAAGGAGGTCTGAAAGTGCAAGAGGAAACGACGCATTCTTATAAAGAATTTTTTGGGCTTATCTTTAAATCGAAGCTGCCCTGGCACCTCTATTTATTCGGTTTTATCGCCATGATCGCCAGTACGACCCTCTCACTGCAAATGCCAGTTGTGACGTCCAAAATCATGGAAGGCAAAATCTTTGATATGGATATTGTGTTTAAATATATCGGGCTTTCAGCAGCCGCTTTCGGACTGGCAAGTGTTTCCGCCTTTTTCGTTGCTGTTACCGCCCCGGCTGCAAAAAGAAGCCTGCAAAAGGCGATTTGGCCGAAAATGATCCGTATGCCCATGTCACAGTACAATAAGCAGCCGTCCCAGCAGCTTATAAGCCGTGTAACTATCGATACCGGCTTTATTGATAGTGTGATTTCCGATTTCAAATCACTGTTGAACGCCTCTTATGGGATTTTCGGGTCGTTTGCGATTATGTACAGCATGAATGCAAAGCTTACATTGGCGTTGCTGCCGGTTGTTCCCTATATCCTGATTGTTACGGTTGTGGTCGGTAAGTATACACAGAAGACACAATCAAGGGTGCAAGGACAGTTTTCTGGAGTGACGGCATTTTTTGCCGAACGGTTGCCAAGAGTGCGATTGATTAAATCCTTCGGTAAAGAACATGAGGAAATCGCCAAGGGGCATGATTGCCTAAAGGAGCAGTATGCTGCCGAGAAAAAACGCGCCTTCGTTGACTTGTTCGCGGAGCCGCTCAGGTCCAGCACCCAGGCAATCATTCAAGGGACTACCCTCGTTTACGGCTCTTACTTAATTAGAAATGGCGAATTGAAGGTTAGTGAAGTGATTGCCTTCTTCATGTATGTTGCCTTCATTCATAACGGTGTCTTGCAATACAGCTTATTCTGGAATAATTTAAAGCAGGCTAAAGGCGCTTCTGACAAAATCGCAACGATTTTAAATACACCGAGTGAAGGGTTAGAACGAAAGACTTCCTTTAAAAATTCATTTGAAAAAGATGAAGGAAAAATCAAGTTGGAAAATGTCTCATTTAGTTATGAGAACAAAACGGTATTATCAAATATTAATTTGACCATTCCTAAAGGAAAGCTTACGGCTATTGTAGGGCCAAGCGGCGGCGGGAAATCTACTATCTTCAGCTTACTGGAAAGATTTTATGAGCCGAATGTCGGCAGGATCCTGGTCAATAATACCCCCGCTGAGGAAATCCATCTTGATGAGTGGAGAAAATCAATCGCTTATGTTTCTCAAACTAGTCCCTTACTATCCGGTACAATCCGCGATAATATTACGTACGGTATTGACCGGGCCGTAAGTGATGAAGAAGTTTGGGAAGCGGCTGTACAGGCAGATGCACTTGATTTTATTCAAGAATTTCCTGACGGGTTCCATACCGAGGTTGGAGAATTCGGATCAAAACTTTCAGGCGGCCAACGGCAGCGGATTGCCATTGCCAGGGCCCTTATTAAGGATCCTGAAATTCTTCTACTGGATGAGGCGATGGCAAGCCTTGATGCCCGGTCGGAGCATGAAATTGAAAAATCGTTCAAAGAGATTATGAGCGGCCGTACCACCATAATGATTGCCCATGATTTAAATACTGTTAAGGACGCAGACCAAATCATTGTAATCGATTCTGGAAAGGTCAGCGGAGTTGGCACCCATAAAGAATTATTGGAATCGACCAGTATTTATAAAAAGCTTGTTGAAATCCAAGCCGAAAAAGATGCAAAGCTCGGGGCAATTTCCTTTCAAGAGGTCTAACATCCGGTTAAATTGTTAAAATTAAGTTTTTGGCATTTAACATACTATTTTATATTTCAAGGGGGAAACACAAATGAAAAAATTATTCACATTATTGATGATGCTTGTACTGGCCATGGCATTGGCTGCATGTAGCAGCGATGGTGGCAACGCAAAGGCTGGGGAAGATAAGGGCAAAAAATCAGAGGAACAAGCTGGGAAAGATGAAGCTGCTGGTGAAGAAGAAGGTATTGAAGGCCTTGTAGACCCAAAATCCGTTGAAAATGAGTATTTCAAATCTGTACATGCATTATTGAAGGAAGAAGGCTATGAGGTTGGAGAGCTTATTGCTGAGGATCATACCTTCTTTGATGCCAAGCAAGCCGTTTCGATTGAAATAGATGGCGAGGATATGCTGCCTTTACAAATCTTTGATTTAGACAAAGACAATAAGCATTTAGCTGATGCGAAGAAAACCGGCATGGGCTGGGCTACGTTCGATGGCCAGGAAGGCGAAATCCCAGTGTTAGTCATTGATCATTATTATTTCTTCATAAATGAAGGCCATCCGAAGCAAAAGGAAATTTACGACTTGTTGGAAAAGAAACTAAAATAGAGATAAATGCCTTTCTAATTCTCTTAAGCAATTTAAGAGGATCGGAGGGGCTTTTTCTTTAGGGGAAAATTGCTATTTCTTCCTTTTCAAATCTATAAACGGCTTTTTTTCCGTTTTTCTACCACCATGCAGTACAATAAAAATATTTTTGCAAAATAGAAATTCCCCTAGGTTATTGAAGCTTGTATAGGTCTTTTGTATAATAATTAATAAGCTGAAAAATTGACAAAAAATTTAAAAATCTTTTGCTTGTTAGATTAAGCTAGCTCTGTATTTTACTTTTCATGGATAGGAATTAGGTGATGGGATGACCTGGGATATTTTCAAGTCTCTCTTTTCAATCATAACAATGATCATCGAGGTAGGAACGTGTCTGGTCGTCGGGTTCTCTTTTACAGGCGCCCGCCTCAAAGAAAACACAAGGTCGATTCTAATTATTAGCCTCATCGTAGGCCTTGCCTATTACCTTTGTTCTCTATTAATTGACAGCCATGTTATTTTATTGGGCATTTTTTTATTTCTAATCCCAATTTTGAATTTTGCGTTAAAGCTTCCCCTATCCCAGGCCATCGTTACGATTCTGCTGGCTTTACTCTTTGATTTAATGGTCATTCACCTAATCGAGTATAATTCTTTTTATCTAATTTTAAATAGAAGCCATGAGTCGATTGATGTGGGAATGAACATTTCTTATGATTTATTTGTGGCACTCAATAATATCTTTATTTCAATCATTATGTATCAGAAATCACCGGTGTTATTTTCCGAAATCATCTTCGAAAAACAAAAGACCGGCGAAAATTCAGCTGCTCCATTCAGAATACAATTATTTTTTGTCATCTTTATTTTGTTCAGTCTAAATTCTGGACTTTTTCTGGTTCTCTTGGAATCAAATCACCTGCGTCCTTACTTTCAAGTGTTTTTAACGATATGGAGTTTGGTTATTTGTGTATTGTTTCTTTTCTTTTTAAGAAGCTCAATATCCCATAAGCATGATCGAATCCAACTGTTCCTAGATCAGCAATATCAGAATGACCTGCTTTCTTTTTACACCATCATCCGTTCTCAACGGCATGACTTCAACTTTCATTTAACAGCCATACACGGATTGATCCAAAAAAGGGAATATGCATCCTGTAACGACTATATTGCAAAAATGGTGAAGGACGCCCAGGAGGTTAATGAGTTGCTTCCTTTAAGCCATCCTTCAATCGCCGCCATGCTTAGCACATTTAAAGAGTTGGCTTCTAAAAGAGGCATTCAAATTCACTATGATATATTGGACGATTTAAGGTATATGCCCTGCTCCGTATATGAAATGAACAAGATTTTAGGGAATTTGATTCAAAATGCTTTAGATGAAGCTGGAAACCCAAACAATGAGTACAACTCGATCGAGATGGAAATTAAGAGGGAGTATGGAAATATTGTTATTTCGGTGGCCAATCCGGCAAATATATCGGAGGAAGAGCTTCATCACATTTTTCAAATTGGTTTTTCCAACAAATCCGCCCATGAAGGGCTTGGTCTGCCAACTATCCAGAAAATCATTTCTAAATACCATGGTGTCATTTATCCTGAACTGGAAAGCGGGAGTATCCGTTTTATTGCAAAAATACCTGTCTCTACCTAAGTTTTACGTTATCTTTTTCAACCTTACTCCTTGGAGGTGAACTTCAATGTTAATAAACGCTTTAATCGTAGACGATGAGCAGCATTGCATAACGGCTTTGAAAAGCTGCCTGGAGTCTTTTCCAACCATCAATATTGTGGGAGAGGCCAATAGTGCCGAACAGGCACTTGTTATGCTGGAGGAAATCGATGCAGATCTTGTTTTTCTCGATATTGAAATGGATGGCATGGACGGTCTGCAGCTGGCCCGGAAAATAGAAAATCATTACCCAAGTTTAAAGGTAATCTTTATTACAGGCCATCCCGGCTTTGCACTTGAAGGCTATGAAGTTCATCCTGTTGACTTTTTAACAAAGCCAGTCAATATTAACCGCCTTGAAAAGGCTTTGAAAAAGGTAAACGAAATCATAACGAGAAACAGGAAACAAAAAAATCAAAAAGTGGGCTTGAATGTCGCCGGCGGCATCAGAATGATTCATACAAATGATATTCTTTATATTGAGAAGCAAGGAAGGACTATTTCGGTAGTCTGCGAAAACAATGAGAAATTCGTCTCAAAGGATTCAATGAAAAACCTTGAAACCATTTTTCAATCCTTTGATTTTTATCGTTCCCACCAATCCTTTCTCGTTCCTATGCAAAAAATAAAAGCCATTCAACCCGATCACTTTTCAAGGTCCTACACGATTTTATTATATGATAATAAAACAACCCTCCCCCTTAGCAGACATAATTACAACGAACTAAGGGAGTTATTGAAAAAGAACGTAAGCGGAGCCACAATCCACTAGAAACCAAATTTGCAGTTTATTAAGGGCCTTCCTCTTTTAAGGTAAGGCCCCTTTTTATGGCTGTTTTCCTTTTTTTCTTTTGGCCTTGTTATCCTTGATTGTTGATCCCGGGGACATGCTTTCCGCGGGGCGAAGCTTCTACCTGAATTTGCTTCGTGCAGCTTTGCGACGAGCTGAAGGTTCGCTTCCCCGAATAGTCTGTGGCGTAGGAGCATTCTTTATGGAGCCTCCTCGGCGTCCTAGACGCCTGTGGGGTCTCCACGTGCCGCTTCATCCCGCCGGAGTCAGTCCCCTCCGTTCCAATCAACTTCATTGAAAATCATCACTCACTTTTAACAGATCTATTCTTTTAAAGGCATGCTATTCATTCTTCATGAAATTCTGCTTCTCTAAATAGTTCAGCACAGTCTGCGAATACTCGATATGCGATTCTTTCGTATATTTTGCAATCGTATAAACCTGGGCGAGGTTTTTCAACCCAAGTCTTTCAGTCATTTCCTTCAGACGCGGGATGTCCATGTAACGCTGCCATCCCTTTTCATTTCTTTCCTTATATATTTCAAGGATGTCTTCATCCGAATAATCGCGATACTGCTCATAATGGACAACTCCACTTCTCGGCAGCCGATCCCTCGGTGCGGGGTTTTCAGCCGGATACCCTAATGAATATCCGACAACCGGGACGACGTTTGGCGGCAGGTTCAGAAGCTCGCCGATTTGGTCGCAATTCGCAAGTGTCGAACCCATATAGCAGATTCCAAGTCCCGCATTTTCCGCTGCCAAGGCGCAGTTTTGCGCGGCGAGCGTCGCATCAATGGCACCGATCATGAAGCTCATGAAATTATCAAAATGGACAGGCGCATCGTTAAGTTCAAGCCATTTCCTCATTCTATTAAAATCGGCGCAAAATGTCAGCAGGACTGGCGCATCCAGTACCATCGATTGCTCCATATGCGGCCCATATAGTTTTTGCCTCAGTTCTTTGTCTCTTGTGACGATAATCGAATATGTCTGCATATTACCGCTTGAAGAAGCGCGGATGCCCGCGTCCAAAATTTGCTCGAGAAGCTCTTCGCTTACTTCCCTATCTTCATATTCCCTTATTGATCTGTGTCCGAATACTACCTTATT is a genomic window containing:
- a CDS encoding TldD/PmbA family protein gives rise to the protein MLQQSIAENVLYAALETGGDFADLFVEDKRNTSLTMTGGVVEKALSGRDFGVGIRILKGDYSVYAFTNDTSEENLIRVARSAAKSIRSETLNLSIDLRKSAADNKHQFSVLPNSVEKSKKVEWMKRAHAAAREFDPIITQTSVFYVDTVQDVLIANSEGLFIEDRRFYNRLGVSAMAEKNGEKESAFMGPGSFAGLEYMDNLNIEAIGREAAQSAKTILFADYAPSGNFPVVINNGFGGVIFHEACGHGLESVAVSRKASVFADKVGESVASPLVTAYDDGTILNTWGSLNIDDEGMPTKKNLLIENGILKGYLIDRVGSRKMEMASTGSGRRQNYKYAPTSRMNNTYIAAGSSTPEEIIAATELGIYAKHFEGGSVNPATSDYNFTVSEAYMIRNGKVAEPIKGAALIGKGIDTLKKIDMVGNDLDLGLGMCGASSGSVPVTVGQPTIRVSELTVGGRGGNA
- a CDS encoding TldD/PmbA family protein, which produces MMDIRGFQTELFKRGKEQGFSEMEIYFSSNKAISISVFQREIEEYTIIEQGGVSFRGLYNGQMGYSYAEKVDRDSIGLLLEEAKGNSLVLEVEDGENLFEGSKSYAEPMPYSESLAKIDAETLIEAAFRMEKAAYDFDKRIDLVNSCGISKTISEMLIANTFGLNCHRKTAYISAGIYLVAKDGESTATGGDQDFTLTDFSKLDFQKIAEKGAKEAISKLNAESIESGQYPVIFRYDTASSLLGSYLDAFSADSVQKGYSKLIGRLNEQIAGSNITIIDDPTMSGVPGNATFDSEGFATKRKELIKDGLLANFLHNRKTAKKDGVESTGNAVKGGFQGTIGVGPYNVYLEPGDSSFDELIAKTDKGIVIVELQGENAGINPLAGDFSLAAIGFLVEDGKIVRPIDQFTIAGNFFELLNEIEEIGNDLTFRSSINFPSIKVKALSITGNK
- a CDS encoding ABC transporter ATP-binding protein, with protein sequence MVFSKRKQAKQNEKGIWKAYLKLMFKAKLPWKWLIFAIVLNLISTTLTLIFPQYMQKIYSGVFTNPVIFGALAILLFNVIFNGIVRYVGKLTMYKIDVSYRGLIWERLMHSPLTLYDKVKPTEMVSRITLDAGTISQVLGGWGPGIISMVYSTVGVIAILFTYDWHLGLAVLVYVPFYLIFNILYGKWNYRASKTTYNRLSKLTQFLSELLMSVPLIKTFVTEAKEEQRGKEQLDYYYKANLKRAIVQWVESPVYNFLSVAQEAFVIGYGAYLVKSGAITLPQWIAFFMYVGMLWPTLTTFTYLYSDIKRSQGATSRIADLIDSPIEQYEKEKPISQIQEGIVFENVAFGYGDKKVLTDVSFSIPIGQLTAIVGPSGSGKSTLLSLLQQFYQPKSGAISLLNGQNINEFHLNDWRKLFSYVAQDSPLISGSIRENIVFGVDREVSDIEIMQAADAANALRFIKDFPNGFDSDVGEAGSNLSGGQRQRIAIARAILRNSPILLLDEATASLDSQSEKVVQEAMRRLMKDHTTVMIAHDLSTIRDADQIVLLDSGKVDGIGTHQELMETNELYQLFVKLHMESAAS
- a CDS encoding ABC transporter ATP-binding protein, which gives rise to MQEETTHSYKEFFGLIFKSKLPWHLYLFGFIAMIASTTLSLQMPVVTSKIMEGKIFDMDIVFKYIGLSAAAFGLASVSAFFVAVTAPAAKRSLQKAIWPKMIRMPMSQYNKQPSQQLISRVTIDTGFIDSVISDFKSLLNASYGIFGSFAIMYSMNAKLTLALLPVVPYILIVTVVVGKYTQKTQSRVQGQFSGVTAFFAERLPRVRLIKSFGKEHEEIAKGHDCLKEQYAAEKKRAFVDLFAEPLRSSTQAIIQGTTLVYGSYLIRNGELKVSEVIAFFMYVAFIHNGVLQYSLFWNNLKQAKGASDKIATILNTPSEGLERKTSFKNSFEKDEGKIKLENVSFSYENKTVLSNINLTIPKGKLTAIVGPSGGGKSTIFSLLERFYEPNVGRILVNNTPAEEIHLDEWRKSIAYVSQTSPLLSGTIRDNITYGIDRAVSDEEVWEAAVQADALDFIQEFPDGFHTEVGEFGSKLSGGQRQRIAIARALIKDPEILLLDEAMASLDARSEHEIEKSFKEIMSGRTTIMIAHDLNTVKDADQIIVIDSGKVSGVGTHKELLESTSIYKKLVEIQAEKDAKLGAISFQEV
- a CDS encoding sensor histidine kinase, which gives rise to MTWDIFKSLFSIITMIIEVGTCLVVGFSFTGARLKENTRSILIISLIVGLAYYLCSLLIDSHVILLGIFLFLIPILNFALKLPLSQAIVTILLALLFDLMVIHLIEYNSFYLILNRSHESIDVGMNISYDLFVALNNIFISIIMYQKSPVLFSEIIFEKQKTGENSAAPFRIQLFFVIFILFSLNSGLFLVLLESNHLRPYFQVFLTIWSLVICVLFLFFLRSSISHKHDRIQLFLDQQYQNDLLSFYTIIRSQRHDFNFHLTAIHGLIQKREYASCNDYIAKMVKDAQEVNELLPLSHPSIAAMLSTFKELASKRGIQIHYDILDDLRYMPCSVYEMNKILGNLIQNALDEAGNPNNEYNSIEMEIKREYGNIVISVANPANISEEELHHIFQIGFSNKSAHEGLGLPTIQKIISKYHGVIYPELESGSIRFIAKIPVST
- a CDS encoding LytR/AlgR family response regulator transcription factor codes for the protein MLINALIVDDEQHCITALKSCLESFPTINIVGEANSAEQALVMLEEIDADLVFLDIEMDGMDGLQLARKIENHYPSLKVIFITGHPGFALEGYEVHPVDFLTKPVNINRLEKALKKVNEIITRNRKQKNQKVGLNVAGGIRMIHTNDILYIEKQGRTISVVCENNEKFVSKDSMKNLETIFQSFDFYRSHQSFLVPMQKIKAIQPDHFSRSYTILLYDNKTTLPLSRHNYNELRELLKKNVSGATIH
- a CDS encoding nitroreductase family protein codes for the protein MVLEFNKVVFGHRSIREYEDREVSEELLEQILDAGIRASSSGNMQTYSIIVTRDKELRQKLYGPHMEQSMVLDAPVLLTFCADFNRMRKWLELNDAPVHFDNFMSFMIGAIDATLAAQNCALAAENAGLGICYMGSTLANCDQIGELLNLPPNVVPVVGYSLGYPAENPAPRDRLPRSGVVHYEQYRDYSDEDILEIYKERNEKGWQRYMDIPRLKEMTERLGLKNLAQVYTIAKYTKESHIEYSQTVLNYLEKQNFMKNE